The following proteins are co-located in the Gloeocapsa sp. DLM2.Bin57 genome:
- a CDS encoding carboxypeptidase regulatory-like domain-containing protein: MKQIKWLSPLLYLGILTQSGEALAHGAHITYQEATGIQIIATYDQGDPMNNAQVVIYAPDDPTTPWLRGETDSQGNFSFVPDVNQPGNWDVQVRQAGHGAMISIPIGAASSNPETEIITVTTPESDYTFRQKILMSVSAVWGFVGTALFFSRQPTKKS, encoded by the coding sequence ATGAAGCAAATAAAGTGGTTATCACCGTTATTATATTTGGGTATCTTAACTCAATCGGGAGAAGCACTAGCTCATGGTGCTCACATTACCTACCAGGAAGCCACTGGGATTCAGATTATAGCTACTTATGACCAAGGAGATCCCATGAATAATGCTCAAGTAGTTATTTATGCTCCTGATGATCCCACAACTCCTTGGTTAAGGGGTGAAACCGACTCACAGGGTAATTTTAGCTTTGTACCAGACGTTAATCAGCCAGGTAATTGGGATGTTCAAGTACGTCAAGCTGGTCATGGTGCTATGATTAGTATTCCTATTGGTGCTGCATCTTCTAACCCTGAAACGGAAATTATTACTGTTACTACTCCAGAGTCAGATTATACTTTTCGTCAAAAAATTTTGATGAGTGTTAGTGCTGTTTGGGGTTTTGTGGGTACTGCGTTATTTTTTTCGCGTCAACCTACTAAAAAAAGTTAA
- the cbiM gene encoding cobalt transporter CbiM codes for MHIPDGFLPPSIYLAGYSLTGVTTWYCLRQIRRAAIPPEQEIPKASLLTAAFFVSSAIYLPIPPTSIHFVMNGLMGILLGYYSFLAILIGLFFQAIMFGHGGMTSLGLNAVIMGFPALIAYYLFGLNFLPLKLRSFLVGALALALSAAIFTVVMISFIPADIDADVERKAILFSLVGYGIQSIIEGIFTMIIVSFLSKVKPGILTDKHETNS; via the coding sequence ATGCACATTCCTGATGGTTTTCTCCCTCCTAGTATCTATTTAGCTGGTTATTCTCTCACAGGAGTGACGACTTGGTATTGTTTACGTCAAATTCGTCGCGCTGCTATACCTCCTGAACAAGAAATTCCTAAAGCTTCATTATTAACTGCTGCTTTTTTTGTCTCTTCAGCTATCTATCTCCCTATTCCTCCTACTAGTATTCATTTTGTCATGAATGGATTAATGGGAATACTATTAGGTTATTATTCTTTTTTAGCAATTTTAATCGGTTTATTTTTTCAAGCCATAATGTTTGGACATGGGGGTATGACTAGTTTAGGTCTTAATGCTGTAATTATGGGTTTCCCTGCTTTAATTGCTTATTATTTGTTTGGTTTAAATTTTTTACCACTGAAATTAAGAAGTTTCCTGGTTGGGGCTTTGGCTTTGGCTTTATCTGCGGCTATTTTTACTGTTGTTATGATTAGTTTTATTCCCGCTGATATCGATGCTGATGTAGAAAGAAAAGCTATTTTATTTAGTTTAGTTGGTTATGGTATTCAGTCGATTATTGAGGGTATTTTTACGATGATTATTGTTAGTTTTTTGAGCAAGGTAAAACCAGGTATATTAACTGATAAACATGAAACTAATTCTTGA